A window of the Streptomyces albireticuli genome harbors these coding sequences:
- a CDS encoding ABC transporter permease, whose amino-acid sequence MILYLGRRLLAVLGVLVAVAAVTFTVFYVLPSDPAAAACGKSCSTDRLEAIRAHMGLDRPLWRQFADFVTGVFTGRTMGSGRYALHCSFPCLGYSYENSEAVWDLLMDRLPVSASLAVGAAVLWLALGLSAGVTAALRKDTLTDRVLMVGAVAAASLPVYFTSMMLIYGLIRTAGLLPYPQYVPLGDDPLRWASNLLLPWLALAVLYAAMYARQSRGSMIETMAEPYIRTARAKGLPRRTVVVKHGLRAGMTPVLTLFGMDLGGLLAGAVITESIFGLPGIGRLFYGALSTGDQPVILGVTLLAAVFIVVANLAVDLLYAVVDPRVRY is encoded by the coding sequence ATGATCCTCTACCTGGGGCGCCGGCTGCTCGCCGTCCTCGGCGTGCTCGTCGCCGTCGCCGCCGTCACCTTCACCGTCTTCTACGTGCTGCCCTCCGACCCCGCGGCCGCCGCCTGCGGCAAGTCGTGCAGCACCGACCGCCTGGAGGCGATCCGCGCCCACATGGGCCTGGACCGGCCGCTGTGGCGGCAGTTCGCGGACTTCGTCACCGGCGTCTTCACCGGCCGCACCATGGGCAGCGGCCGGTACGCCCTGCACTGCTCCTTCCCCTGCCTCGGCTACTCCTACGAGAACTCCGAGGCCGTCTGGGACCTGCTGATGGACCGCCTGCCGGTCTCCGCCTCGCTGGCCGTGGGCGCGGCCGTGCTGTGGCTCGCGCTCGGCCTGAGCGCCGGGGTCACCGCGGCCCTGCGCAAGGACACCCTCACCGACCGCGTCCTGATGGTCGGCGCCGTCGCCGCGGCCTCGCTGCCCGTCTACTTCACCTCGATGATGCTGATCTACGGCCTCATCCGGACGGCCGGCCTGCTGCCCTACCCGCAGTACGTGCCGCTCGGCGACGACCCCCTGCGCTGGGCGTCCAACCTGCTCCTGCCCTGGCTGGCACTGGCCGTGCTGTACGCGGCCATGTACGCCCGGCAGAGCCGCGGTTCGATGATCGAGACGATGGCGGAACCGTACATCCGCACCGCCCGCGCCAAGGGCCTGCCGCGCCGCACCGTGGTCGTCAAGCACGGGCTGCGGGCCGGCATGACGCCGGTCCTCACCCTCTTCGGCATGGACCTGGGCGGGCTGCTCGCGGGCGCCGTCATCACCGAGTCGATCTTCGGGCTGCCGGGGATCGGGCGGCTCTTCTACGGCGCGCTGTCCACCGGCGACCAGCCGGTCATCCTCGGCGTCACGCTGCTGGCGGCCGTCTTCATCGTCGTCGCCAACCTGGCCGTCGACCTGCTCTACGCCGTCGTCGACCCGCGAGTGAGGTACTGA
- a CDS encoding ABC transporter ATP-binding protein yields the protein MTAGTAPLLSVRDVTMAFPGKRRRGAPVRAVDGVSFDLAAGETLGLVGESGCGKSTTGRMIVRLLEPTTGSITYDGRDISRLGRRALKPLRKDLQMVFQDPHSSLNPRQTVARVIADPLLAQGVPAAEARGRAAELMELVGLIPEHIDRYPHEFSGGQAQRIGIARSLATGPRLIVADEPVSALDVSVRAQIVNLMERLQSELGLAYLFIAHDLSVVKRVCDRVAVMYLGRIVEAGDKERVYAAPAHPYTRALLSAVPLPDPVAERTRERITLLGDPPSPAAPPPGCTFHPRCPKAREICRSEAPLLRIAVPGEAREVACHFPEAA from the coding sequence ATGACCGCCGGTACCGCACCCCTGCTGTCCGTACGGGACGTGACCATGGCCTTCCCGGGCAAGCGGCGCCGCGGGGCGCCCGTCCGGGCCGTCGACGGCGTCTCCTTCGACCTGGCGGCGGGCGAGACCCTGGGGCTGGTGGGCGAGTCCGGCTGCGGCAAGTCGACCACCGGCCGCATGATCGTACGGCTGCTGGAGCCGACCACCGGGTCGATCACCTACGACGGGCGCGACATCAGCCGCCTCGGCCGGCGCGCTCTCAAGCCGCTGCGCAAGGACCTCCAGATGGTCTTCCAGGACCCGCACTCCTCCCTCAATCCACGCCAGACGGTGGCGCGGGTCATCGCCGATCCGCTGCTGGCGCAGGGCGTGCCGGCGGCCGAGGCGCGTGGGCGGGCGGCGGAGCTGATGGAGCTGGTCGGGCTCATCCCCGAGCACATCGACCGCTATCCGCACGAGTTCTCCGGCGGCCAAGCGCAGCGCATCGGTATCGCGCGCTCGCTGGCCACGGGGCCCCGTCTGATCGTCGCCGACGAGCCGGTGTCGGCCCTGGACGTCTCCGTGCGGGCCCAGATCGTCAATCTGATGGAGCGGCTCCAGAGCGAACTCGGGCTCGCCTACCTCTTCATCGCCCATGACCTGTCGGTGGTGAAGCGGGTGTGCGACCGGGTGGCCGTGATGTATCTGGGGCGGATCGTCGAGGCCGGCGACAAGGAGCGGGTGTACGCGGCCCCGGCCCATCCGTACACGCGGGCGCTGCTGTCCGCGGTTCCGCTGCCGGACCCGGTCGCCGAGCGGACGCGGGAGCGGATCACCCTGCTCGGCGACCCGCCGAGCCCGGCGGCTCCCCCGCCGGGCTGTACGTTCCATCCGCGCTGCCCCAAGGCGCGGGAGATCTGCCGGTCCGAGGCGCCGCTGCTGCGGATCGCCGTGCCGGGCGAGGCGCGTGAGGTGGCCTGCCACTTTCCGGAGGCGGCCTGA
- a CDS encoding collagenase, with protein sequence MSYSRTLRRSLLTAAIAVTLCATAVQPGFADSPSPAPSSATAPPVTARADTPTPNPFDEVTRLANAPRPAFATPTAPGGLTKGRVPGALTAKPKPTAVPPRATVGGAAVPCTLDGVTGLTPERFADFLADPAVTADGCLRTLIWTWDQRLVPVMSRPHVQAVSRRIESLAAAHDGKNDSHLLEMFTYLHAVAYHDFSRGEIDLTDAPTVEAMRRAVSAFGTAARTFDVTRANAETLREALYAAGAPGLRQHQLPLIKRVLATMDASHPDTAKDTSWAGAALAALSLNYLGVYPGNHDTAFHAAVTADASYRAAFKAFAGHTHLKGTSNAWVVRDAVGEYGRMGQIDALKGQITSDLGGLLATTTANFGEGSQPWAKVVTWLNEFDACKQYGVCKADIERRIFPSTYTYDNGAIKVRTALPRATVDRLYYASKQVKAQFHRVLGTEQPLAGDTNTTLNIVLYASRADYEVYHPLLTGMGTDNGGIYIENGATFYTYERRVPQDSTLTLEELFRHEYTHYLNGRWAVPGSFGEGPWYQGDRTTAMDEGTAEFFDGATRGEGIKVRKSLVQSVINDTAGGTKPRMSVYELLHAEYDRDGFRFYSYAGTFFEFLWTERPSLLKEMYGRLRANDVAGFDAWRDRLGRDTGLQRAYDAFLDQQIAKVNDLYVPDTSFTPVGGLDAGHPATVRASFKATTGITPECRTNEAPERPRFTCTGRITANLSDPGSPDLVFKDMSGTVDYFILDRTKKGNNNFADMNCSFGKVDLWADRPAGSADFTCEGPLRG encoded by the coding sequence GTGTCCTACTCCAGAACCCTGCGCAGATCCCTGCTCACCGCCGCGATAGCCGTGACACTCTGCGCCACCGCCGTCCAGCCCGGATTCGCGGACTCCCCCTCGCCGGCCCCCTCGTCCGCCACGGCTCCCCCGGTGACCGCGCGTGCGGACACGCCCACCCCCAACCCCTTCGACGAGGTCACCCGCCTCGCGAACGCCCCCAGGCCGGCCTTCGCCACCCCCACCGCCCCCGGCGGCCTCACGAAGGGGCGCGTCCCCGGCGCCCTCACCGCGAAGCCGAAACCCACGGCCGTGCCGCCCCGCGCCACCGTCGGCGGCGCCGCCGTACCCTGCACCCTCGACGGGGTCACCGGGCTCACCCCGGAGCGGTTCGCCGACTTCCTCGCCGACCCGGCCGTCACCGCCGACGGCTGCCTGCGCACGCTCATCTGGACCTGGGACCAGCGGCTCGTCCCCGTCATGTCGCGACCGCACGTCCAGGCGGTCTCCCGCCGCATCGAGAGCCTGGCCGCGGCGCACGACGGCAAGAACGACAGCCACCTGCTGGAGATGTTCACCTACCTCCACGCCGTCGCGTACCACGACTTCTCCCGCGGCGAGATCGACCTCACCGACGCGCCCACCGTGGAGGCGATGCGCCGCGCGGTGTCCGCCTTCGGCACCGCCGCGCGCACCTTCGACGTGACCCGCGCCAACGCCGAGACCCTGCGCGAGGCGCTCTACGCGGCCGGCGCCCCGGGCCTGCGCCAGCACCAGCTGCCGCTGATCAAGCGCGTCCTGGCCACCATGGACGCCTCACACCCCGACACCGCCAAGGACACCTCCTGGGCCGGCGCCGCGCTCGCCGCGCTCTCCCTCAACTACCTCGGCGTCTACCCCGGCAACCACGACACCGCCTTCCACGCCGCCGTCACCGCCGACGCCTCCTACCGCGCGGCCTTCAAGGCCTTCGCCGGCCACACCCACCTCAAGGGCACGTCCAACGCCTGGGTGGTGCGCGACGCCGTCGGGGAGTACGGACGGATGGGCCAGATCGACGCCCTCAAGGGGCAGATCACCTCCGACCTGGGCGGGCTGCTGGCCACCACGACCGCCAACTTCGGCGAGGGCAGCCAGCCCTGGGCCAAGGTCGTCACCTGGCTCAACGAATTCGACGCCTGCAAGCAGTACGGGGTGTGCAAGGCCGACATCGAGCGCCGCATCTTCCCGTCCACCTACACGTACGACAACGGCGCCATCAAGGTCCGCACGGCCCTGCCCCGCGCCACCGTCGACCGCCTCTACTACGCGAGCAAGCAGGTCAAGGCGCAGTTCCACCGGGTCCTGGGCACCGAGCAGCCGCTGGCGGGCGACACCAACACCACGCTCAACATCGTGCTGTACGCCTCCCGCGCCGACTACGAGGTCTACCACCCGCTACTGACCGGTATGGGTACCGACAACGGCGGCATCTACATCGAGAACGGCGCCACCTTCTACACGTACGAGCGGCGCGTCCCCCAGGACTCCACGCTCACGCTGGAGGAGCTCTTCCGGCACGAGTACACGCACTACCTCAACGGCCGCTGGGCCGTCCCCGGCTCCTTCGGCGAAGGCCCGTGGTACCAGGGCGACCGCACCACCGCGATGGACGAGGGCACGGCCGAGTTCTTCGACGGCGCCACCCGGGGCGAGGGCATCAAGGTCCGCAAGTCCCTGGTCCAGAGCGTCATCAACGACACGGCGGGCGGCACCAAGCCGCGCATGAGCGTGTACGAGCTGCTGCACGCGGAGTACGACCGGGACGGCTTCCGCTTCTACTCCTACGCCGGCACGTTCTTCGAGTTCCTGTGGACGGAACGCCCCTCGCTGCTCAAGGAGATGTACGGCCGCCTCCGCGCGAACGACGTCGCGGGCTTCGACGCCTGGCGCGACCGGCTCGGCCGGGACACCGGGCTCCAGCGCGCGTACGACGCCTTCCTCGACCAGCAGATCGCCAAGGTCAATGACCTGTACGTGCCGGACACCTCGTTCACGCCCGTCGGCGGCCTGGACGCCGGCCACCCCGCCACGGTCCGCGCCTCCTTCAAGGCCACCACCGGCATCACGCCCGAATGCCGCACCAACGAGGCCCCGGAACGCCCGCGTTTCACCTGCACGGGCCGCATCACCGCCAACCTGAGCGACCCGGGCAGCCCCGATCTGGTCTTCAAGGACATGTCCGGGACGGTCGACTACTTCATCCTCGACCGCACCAAGAAGGGCAACAACAACTTCGCCGACATGAACTGCTCCTTCGGGAAGGTCGACCTCTGGGCGGACCGCCCCGCGGGATCCGCGGACTTCACCTGTGAAGGTCCGCTGAGGGGCTGA
- a CDS encoding ABC transporter ATP-binding protein encodes MTTGLPLLSVTDLTVTFPTRHGDVRAVDSLSFEVRRGQTLGIVGESGSGKSVTSLAVMGLHTGARVTGSIALDGRELTGLPERELRRLRGRRMAMIFQDPLSSLHPYYTVGEQIAEHHRVHFGSRRAAARERAVEMLAEVGIPEPARRAGEYPHQFSGGMRQRVMIAMALACEPDLLIADEPTTALDVTVQAQILELIARLQEQRGLAVVMITHDLGVVARVARDVLVMYGGRAAEQAPVDTLFTDPGHPYTRGLLDSLPRLDDPDDAPLRAIPGSPPSLLDPAPGCAFAPRCPRAAAATPAEHERCAGTRPELRPAKGHLVSCHLSPHHTTAPAQGGPR; translated from the coding sequence ATGACCACCGGCCTCCCTCTCCTGTCCGTCACGGACCTGACCGTCACCTTCCCCACCCGGCATGGAGACGTACGGGCCGTGGACTCCCTGAGCTTCGAAGTGCGCCGCGGCCAGACCCTCGGCATCGTCGGCGAGTCCGGCTCCGGCAAGTCCGTCACCTCCCTGGCCGTGATGGGCCTGCACACCGGCGCCCGGGTCACCGGCTCCATCGCCCTCGACGGCCGCGAGCTGACCGGCCTGCCCGAGCGCGAGCTGAGGCGGCTGCGCGGCCGCCGCATGGCGATGATCTTCCAGGACCCGCTCTCCAGCCTCCACCCGTACTACACCGTCGGCGAGCAGATCGCCGAGCACCACCGGGTCCACTTCGGCTCCCGGCGGGCCGCGGCGCGCGAGCGGGCGGTGGAGATGCTCGCGGAGGTCGGCATCCCGGAGCCCGCGCGGCGGGCCGGCGAGTATCCGCACCAGTTCTCCGGGGGCATGCGCCAGCGCGTGATGATCGCCATGGCACTCGCCTGCGAACCCGACCTGCTGATCGCCGACGAGCCGACCACCGCCCTCGACGTCACCGTCCAGGCCCAGATCCTGGAGCTGATCGCCCGCCTTCAGGAGCAGCGCGGACTCGCGGTCGTCATGATCACGCACGACCTCGGCGTCGTCGCCCGCGTCGCCCGGGACGTGCTCGTGATGTACGGCGGACGGGCGGCCGAACAGGCCCCGGTCGACACGCTGTTCACCGACCCCGGCCACCCCTACACCCGTGGGCTGCTCGACTCGCTCCCCCGCCTCGACGACCCCGACGACGCACCCCTGCGGGCCATCCCCGGCAGCCCGCCCTCGCTCCTGGACCCGGCACCGGGCTGCGCCTTCGCGCCGCGCTGCCCGCGCGCGGCGGCGGCGACGCCGGCCGAGCACGAGCGCTGCGCGGGCACCCGGCCCGAACTCCGGCCCGCCAAAGGGCATCTGGTCTCCTGCCACCTGTCCCCGCACCACACCACAGCCCCTGCACAAGGAGGCCCCCGATGA
- a CDS encoding GNAT family N-acetyltransferase produces the protein MVTELVKVWAAGWALSRHTPRPTEHPWGVYLEVGKPGHVGRHVLFEAHESAVREAAASVDVADTWIKAAVEPQDIGPWLPRGWVVDEEEAGHLMAVDLTATEPVVPEGYTASLETDDGVTYVRVLDADGGLAARGQLALLGHGAVVDQVVTEEAHRRRGLGAFVMRALADHAVAEGASLGVLGATDEGRALYETLGWKSHSRLAACIYRP, from the coding sequence GTGGTCACGGAACTCGTCAAGGTGTGGGCAGCGGGATGGGCCTTGTCACGGCACACGCCCCGGCCCACCGAGCATCCCTGGGGCGTCTATCTAGAGGTGGGAAAGCCCGGACACGTGGGGCGTCATGTGCTCTTCGAGGCCCATGAGTCGGCGGTACGCGAGGCCGCGGCATCGGTGGACGTCGCGGACACCTGGATCAAGGCGGCCGTGGAACCCCAGGACATAGGCCCGTGGCTGCCGCGTGGGTGGGTGGTCGACGAGGAGGAGGCGGGCCATCTCATGGCCGTGGACCTGACGGCCACGGAGCCGGTGGTGCCCGAGGGATACACCGCGTCGCTGGAGACGGACGACGGCGTCACGTACGTCCGGGTGCTCGACGCCGACGGCGGACTCGCCGCCAGGGGGCAGCTGGCCCTGCTCGGTCACGGGGCGGTCGTCGACCAGGTGGTGACCGAGGAGGCCCACCGGCGCCGCGGTCTGGGCGCCTTCGTGATGCGCGCGCTCGCCGACCACGCGGTGGCCGAAGGCGCGTCCCTCGGCGTCCTGGGCGCGACGGACGAGGGGCGCGCCCTGTACGAGACGCTGGGCTGGAAGTCTCACTCCCGGCTGGCGGCGTGCATCTACAGACCGTGA